The Henckelia pumila isolate YLH828 chromosome 2, ASM3356847v2, whole genome shotgun sequence genome includes a window with the following:
- the LOC140879732 gene encoding beta-glucosidase 13-like, with product MKPKDTHTHTKVIIGAMDTVRFHTVTPFLLLFLFFTVTTTHALESSHFSRSAFPSDFTFGAAGAAYQYEGAAFEDGKGPSIWDNFTHQYPDKILDGSNGDVAVDFYHRYKDDVKLVKITGFDGFRMSISWPRILPKGKLSGGINKEGIAFYNNVFNELLANGITPFVTLFHWDLPQALEDEYNGFLSPQIIDDYRDFVGVCFKEFGDRVKHWITINEPYVFIEGGYDGGAVGILAPGRCSDRSKCAQGNSATEPYIAAHNLLLSHAAAVKLYREKFKATQKGEIGITLVTQWIVPFSRSSLDIRAARRALEFVYGWFADPLVNGEYPKIMRSIVGNRLPKFSKEESELVKGSFDFWGLNYYTAIYAAHISSPNTVNLSSSTDSMVKLSTEKNGVPIGQPTGVNAFFSYPKGLYDLLIYIKEKYNNPIIYITENGYGSQNNGTVKDGINDPQRVEFFRQHLLSLRHAIDKGVNVKGFFLWSFLDNFEWASGYTIRFGIYYVDYKNGLKRIPKMSAIWFKKFLQKIY from the exons aTGAAACCAaaagacacacacacacacacaaaggTAATTATTGGAGCAATGGATACTGTACGGTTCCATACAGTTACTCCATTTCTCCTTCTTTTCCTCTTCTTCACTGTCACAACAACGCATGCCTTAGAGTCGTCGCATTTCAGCCGTAGCGCCTTTCCTTCCGATTTCACGTTCGGAGCTGCCGGAGCTGCCTATCAG TACGAAGGTGCTGCGTTTGAAGATGGTAAAGGACCAAGCATATGGGATAATTTCACCCACCAATATCCAG ACAAAATTTTGGATGGAAGCAATGGAGATGTTGCCGTAGATTTTTACCATCGGTACAAG GATGATGTGAAATTGGTAAAAATAACAGGGTTCGATGGTTTTAGAATGTCCATTTCGTGGCCTCGGATATTACCAA AAGGAAAGCTGAGTGGAGGAATAAACAAGGAAGGAATTGCATTTTACAATAATGTCTTCAATGAGCTCCTCGCAAATG gtataACTCCATTTGTCACACTCTTCCACTGGGATCTTCCTCAAGCTCTAGAAGACGAATATAATGGCTTCTTAAGTCCCCAAATAAT AGATGATTACAGGGACTTTGttggtgtttgtttcaaggagtTTGGTGATCGTGTGAAACATTGGATCACTATAAATGAGCCATACGTTTTCATCGAAGGCGGTTACGACGGAGGTGCGGTCGGAATCCTCGCGCCGGGGCGGTGCTCCGATCGGTCTAAGTGTGCCCAAGGAAATTCAGCCACCGAGCCTTACATTGCTGCCCATAATCTACTCCTTTCCCATGCTGCAGCTGTCAAATTATACAGGGAGAAATTCAAG GCAACTCAAAAGGGTGAAATTGGGATAACTCTAGTCACTCAATGGATTGTTCCATTTTCCCGGAGCAGCCTCGATATTCGAGCTGCCCGACGAGCTCTTGAGTTCGTGTACGGATG GTTTGCTGATCCTTTAGTTAATGGAGAGTATCCAAAAATCATGCGATCTATAGTTGGGAATCGGCTGCCAAAATTCAGCAAGGAGGAGAGTGAATTGGTGAAAGGGTCCTTTGATTTTTGGGGACTAAACTACTACACAGCCATTTACGCTGCTCATATTTCTTCTCCAAATACCGTCAATCTTAGCAGTTCAACCGATAGTATGGTTAAACTATCAA CTGAAAAAAATGGCGTACCTATTGGCCAACCG ACTGGAGTAAACGCCTTCTTTTCCTATCCGAAAGGCCTCTATGATCTTCTCATATACATCAAGGAGAAATACAACAATCCGATTATCTATATCACTGAAAATG GTTATGGTTCACAAAACAATGGTACCGTAAAAGACGGTATCAATGATCCACAGAGAGTTGAGTTTTTCAGACAACATCTTCTATCCCTTCGACATGCCATTGA CAAGGGTGTGAATGTCAAAGGTTTCTTTTTATGGTCCTTTCTGGATAATTTCGAGTGGGCCTCGGGTTACACGATTCGGTTCGGGATTTACTATGTGGACTACAAGAATGGGCTCAAAAGAATTCCGAAGATGTCTGCCATTTGGTTCAAAAAATTCCTTCAAAAGATTTATTAG